A region of Pseudomonas putida DNA encodes the following proteins:
- a CDS encoding RidA family protein gives MTVSNLPFSKVRHSQGLVFLSGELPFNEDGSFPAGIEAQTRLTLMRIAQTLEAESLSLDDVVSVTVYLTERSNFAEFNRIYASFFTANLPVRATVCAGLVVDALVEISVIAQQRA, from the coding sequence ATGACGGTTAGCAATTTGCCCTTTTCAAAAGTCCGCCACAGCCAAGGCCTAGTGTTTTTATCCGGTGAACTGCCGTTCAATGAGGACGGCAGCTTCCCGGCGGGTATCGAGGCACAAACGCGCCTGACGTTGATGCGCATTGCTCAAACATTGGAAGCTGAGTCACTGTCGTTGGATGACGTGGTGAGCGTCACGGTGTACTTGACCGAGCGGAGTAACTTCGCCGAGTTCAACCGGATTTATGCTTCGTTTTTCACGGCCAATTTGCCTGTTCGCGCTACCGTCTGTGCCGGCCTCGTGGTGGATGCGTTGGTTGAAATCAGTGTCATCGCGCAGCAGCGTGCTTGA
- the hutC gene encoding histidine utilization repressor, translating into MIKNAPQALYRRAKEFVLDQLRAGVWKPGDLIYSENQLVQELGISRMTVNRALRELTEEGLLVRISGVGTFVAESKPQSNLLRITNIADEILARGHSYGCRVLHLGRESASMSVASALGLPTGSSVFHLVCAHSEEDVPVQLEDRYVNPELVPEFLKQKFGEHLQPAKYLLQVIKPDEMEHIVEACHPSAEESKHLQIDATEPCLALIRRTWSQNKIVTFVRLVHPSSRYRLGSRLPMNAAHRDV; encoded by the coding sequence ATGATCAAAAATGCACCACAAGCGCTCTACCGACGCGCGAAGGAATTTGTGCTGGACCAACTTCGAGCGGGCGTTTGGAAACCTGGCGACCTGATCTACTCAGAGAACCAGTTGGTGCAAGAGCTGGGCATCTCGCGCATGACCGTCAATCGAGCCCTGCGCGAGCTGACCGAAGAAGGTCTATTGGTGCGGATTTCAGGTGTTGGAACATTCGTAGCCGAAAGCAAGCCGCAATCGAACCTGTTGCGCATCACCAACATCGCTGACGAGATTCTCGCTCGGGGTCATAGTTACGGCTGTCGCGTCCTGCACCTGGGACGCGAATCCGCATCGATGTCAGTCGCTTCCGCCCTGGGCCTGCCCACGGGCTCTTCGGTTTTTCATCTGGTTTGTGCGCACAGCGAAGAAGACGTGCCAGTGCAGCTTGAGGATCGTTACGTCAATCCCGAGCTGGTGCCAGAGTTCCTGAAACAAAAATTCGGCGAACACCTGCAACCGGCCAAATACCTTTTGCAAGTCATCAAGCCCGACGAAATGGAACATATCGTAGAGGCCTGCCACCCCAGCGCAGAGGAGAGCAAACATCTGCAAATCGATGCAACCGAACCTTGCCTGGCCCTCATACGCCGGACTTGGAGCCAAAACAAAATTGTCACCTTTGTGCGGCTCGTCCACCCCTCCTCCCGCTATCGCCTGGGTAGCCGCCTACCCATGAACGCAGCGCACAGAGACGTCTGA
- the hutU gene encoding urocanate hydratase — translation MSKPLHFRNIEIRAPRGNTLTAKSWLTEAPLRMLMNNLDPEVAENPKELVVYGGIGRAARNWECYDKIVESLTHLNDDETLLVQSGKPVGVFKTHSNAPRVLIANSNLVPHWASWEHFNELDAKGLAMYGQMTAGSWIYIGSQGIVQGTYETFVEAGRQHYDSNLKGRWVLTAGLGGMGGAQPLAATLAGACSLNIECQQVSIDFRLKTRYVDEQAKDLDDALARIEKYTAEGKPISIALCGNAAEILPEMVRRGVRPDMVTDQTSAHDPLNGYLPAGWTWDEYRARAKTEPAAVVKAAKQSMAVHVKAMLAFQKMGVPTFDYGNNIRQMAQEEGVENAFDFPGFVPAYIRPLFCRGIGPFRWAALSGDPQDIYKTDAKVKELIPDDAHLHNWLDMARERISFQGLPARICWVGLGQRAKLGLAFNEMVRSGELSAPIVIGRDHLDSGSVASPNRETESMQDGSDAVSDWPLLNALLNTASGATWVSLHHGGGVGMGFSQHSGMVIVCDGTDEAAERIARVLHNDPGTGVMRHADAGYQIAIDCAKEQGLNLPMITLVKGATA, via the coding sequence GTGAGCAAACCACTCCATTTCCGCAATATCGAAATCCGCGCCCCTCGCGGTAACACGCTGACCGCCAAGAGCTGGCTGACCGAAGCGCCGCTGCGGATGTTGATGAACAACCTCGATCCGGAAGTGGCCGAGAACCCCAAGGAGTTGGTGGTCTACGGTGGCATCGGCCGCGCGGCGCGCAACTGGGAGTGCTACGACAAGATCGTCGAAAGCCTCACCCACCTGAATGACGACGAAACCCTGCTGGTGCAATCCGGCAAGCCGGTGGGCGTGTTCAAGACCCACAGCAACGCCCCCCGCGTACTGATCGCCAACTCCAACCTGGTGCCGCACTGGGCCAGTTGGGAACACTTCAACGAACTCGACGCCAAGGGCCTGGCCATGTACGGCCAGATGACCGCCGGCAGCTGGATCTACATCGGCAGCCAAGGCATCGTGCAAGGCACCTACGAAACCTTCGTTGAGGCCGGCCGCCAGCATTACGATTCCAACCTCAAGGGCCGCTGGGTGCTGACCGCCGGCCTGGGCGGCATGGGCGGCGCACAACCGCTGGCCGCGACCTTGGCCGGTGCGTGCTCGCTGAATATCGAGTGCCAGCAGGTGAGCATCGATTTCCGCCTGAAAACCCGCTACGTCGACGAGCAAGCCAAGGACCTTGATGACGCCCTGGCGCGCATCGAGAAATACACCGCCGAAGGCAAGCCGATTTCCATTGCACTGTGTGGGAATGCGGCCGAGATCCTGCCGGAAATGGTCCGTCGTGGTGTGCGCCCCGACATGGTCACCGACCAGACCAGCGCCCACGACCCCCTCAACGGCTACCTGCCGGCCGGCTGGACCTGGGACGAATACCGTGCCCGCGCCAAGACCGAGCCCGCCGCCGTGGTGAAGGCCGCCAAGCAATCGATGGCCGTGCACGTCAAAGCCATGCTGGCCTTCCAGAAAATGGGCGTGCCGACCTTCGACTACGGCAACAACATCCGCCAGATGGCCCAGGAAGAAGGCGTCGAGAATGCCTTCGACTTCCCGGGTTTCGTCCCGGCCTACATCCGTCCGCTGTTCTGCCGCGGCATCGGTCCGTTCCGCTGGGCGGCGCTGTCCGGCGATCCGCAGGACATCTACAAGACCGACGCCAAGGTCAAGGAACTGATCCCCGACGACGCTCACCTGCATAACTGGTTGGACATGGCTCGCGAGCGCATCAGCTTCCAGGGCTTGCCGGCACGTATCTGCTGGGTTGGCCTGGGCCAGCGCGCCAAGTTGGGCCTGGCGTTCAACGAGATGGTGCGCAGCGGCGAGCTGTCGGCGCCGATCGTCATCGGCCGCGACCACCTCGATTCCGGTTCCGTGGCCAGCCCGAACCGTGAAACCGAGTCCATGCAGGACGGCTCCGACGCCGTTTCCGACTGGCCGCTGCTCAATGCCCTGCTCAACACCGCCAGCGGCGCGACCTGGGTTTCGCTGCACCACGGTGGCGGCGTCGGCATGGGCTTCTCCCAGCATTCGGGCATGGTGATCGTCTGCGACGGCACCGACGAAGCGGCCGAGCGGATTGCCCGCGTGCTGCACAACGACCCGGGCACTGGCGTGATGCGTCATGCCGATGCCGGTTACCAGATCGCCATTGATTGCGCGAAAGAGCAAGGCTTGAACCTGCCAATGATCACTCTTGTTAAAGGAGCCACAGCATGA
- a CDS encoding ABC transporter ATP-binding protein: protein MYKLTVENLHKSYGDHEVLKGVSLNAKAGDVISLIGASGSGKSTFLRCINFLEIPSNGAMSLDNQPIRMIHDHHGMRVANADELQRLRTRLAMVFQHFNLWSHMTVLDNITMAPRRVLGVSKKDAEELARRYLDKVGLPSRVADQYPAFLSGGQQQRVAIARALAMEPEIMLFDEPTSALDPELVGEVLKVIQGLAEEGRTMIMVTHEMSFARKVSNQVLFLHQGLVEEQGPPEEVLGNPKSERLQQFLSGNLK, encoded by the coding sequence ATGTACAAACTGACCGTAGAAAACCTGCATAAAAGCTATGGCGACCACGAAGTCCTCAAGGGTGTTTCGCTGAACGCAAAGGCCGGAGACGTCATTAGCCTGATCGGTGCCAGCGGGTCGGGCAAAAGCACCTTTTTGCGCTGTATCAACTTTCTGGAAATCCCTAGCAACGGCGCCATGAGCCTCGACAATCAGCCGATACGCATGATCCATGACCACCACGGCATGCGCGTTGCAAATGCAGATGAACTGCAGCGGCTGCGCACGCGACTGGCGATGGTATTCCAGCATTTCAATCTGTGGAGCCACATGACCGTGCTCGACAACATCACAATGGCCCCTCGCCGAGTGTTGGGGGTCAGCAAGAAGGATGCAGAGGAGCTGGCTCGGCGTTACCTGGACAAGGTTGGTTTACCGTCGCGAGTTGCCGATCAATACCCGGCCTTTCTCTCGGGCGGCCAGCAGCAGCGCGTCGCTATAGCCCGGGCGCTGGCCATGGAACCGGAAATCATGCTGTTCGACGAACCCACTTCTGCCCTGGATCCTGAACTCGTGGGAGAAGTGCTGAAGGTCATTCAGGGCCTCGCCGAAGAAGGCCGAACCATGATCATGGTGACGCACGAAATGAGCTTCGCTCGTAAGGTATCGAACCAGGTGTTGTTCTTGCACCAAGGGCTCGTAGAAGAGCAAGGGCCGCCTGAGGAAGTGCTGGGGAACCCTAAGAGCGAGCGTTTGCAGCAATTTCTCAGCGGCAATCTGAAATAA
- a CDS encoding ABC transporter permease has protein sequence MIELLQEYWKPFLYHDGYHITGLAMTLWLLSASLFFGFLMAVPLSIARVSSNLFVRWPVQFYTYLFRGTPLYIQLLICYTGIYSLAAVRSQPLLDAFFRDALNCTILAFALNTCAYTTEIFSGAIRNMNHGEVEAAKAFGLRGWKLYTYIIMPSALRRSLPNYSNEVILMLHSTTVAFTATVPDILKVARDANSATFLTFQSFGIAAAIYLAITFSLVGLFRLAERRWLSFLGPAH, from the coding sequence ATGATCGAGCTATTGCAAGAATATTGGAAACCCTTCCTGTACCACGATGGTTATCACATCACGGGCTTGGCGATGACACTATGGCTGCTCAGTGCCTCGCTCTTCTTCGGCTTCTTGATGGCGGTCCCGCTGTCGATTGCCAGGGTATCAAGCAACCTTTTCGTGCGCTGGCCCGTGCAGTTCTATACCTATTTGTTCCGTGGCACGCCTCTGTATATACAGCTACTGATCTGCTACACCGGCATCTACAGCCTCGCTGCGGTGCGCTCCCAACCGCTGCTTGATGCATTCTTTCGCGATGCGTTGAACTGCACCATTCTGGCCTTTGCCTTGAACACTTGCGCCTACACTACGGAGATCTTCTCCGGGGCGATTCGCAACATGAATCATGGTGAAGTCGAAGCAGCGAAGGCCTTTGGGCTTCGAGGATGGAAGCTTTACACCTACATCATCATGCCGTCTGCATTGCGTCGCTCACTGCCGAACTACAGCAACGAAGTGATACTGATGCTGCATTCCACCACGGTCGCCTTCACCGCCACGGTACCGGACATCCTCAAGGTTGCCAGAGATGCCAATTCAGCAACATTTCTGACCTTCCAATCGTTCGGCATCGCCGCAGCGATTTACCTCGCTATCACTTTCTCTCTGGTCGGTCTGTTCCGTCTGGCTGAGCGCCGTTGGCTGTCGTTCCTCGGCCCAGCTCATTAA
- a CDS encoding aminotransferase class I/II-fold pyridoxal phosphate-dependent enzyme: MNANDLTLLARAEVRELASYNAGLASDAVRKRFGLTRVAKLGSNENPMGTAPAVNAATTQACHEIALYPDSGCQALRSALSEKLDVPEDRFVFGNGSEDLLSVISRVFLDHDDEVVTVVPSFGLHFIFPVAAGARVIGVPMTDQGTFDVAAMISALTPHTHVLMFSCPSNPVGCTLSAIELKQLLDALPPKCLLVFDEAYYEYAQWEPEYPDCLGLIQASGKPFILLRTFSKAYSLAGLRIGYGIVSDPLLADLINRLRTPFNVNRVAQAAAVAALADENHLNAGLSHVASERRRLEIALQEQGITTAPSMANFLFFSTPYPAEVINQALLREGVIIKPWREAGYTQYLRVSIGSCEDNDLFLHSLARVLAAQETRTD; the protein is encoded by the coding sequence ATGAACGCCAACGACCTGACCCTGCTTGCTCGCGCTGAAGTACGCGAATTGGCCAGTTACAACGCCGGCCTCGCCTCTGATGCAGTGCGCAAACGCTTCGGCCTGACACGCGTCGCTAAATTGGGCAGCAATGAAAACCCAATGGGCACCGCCCCCGCTGTCAACGCCGCGACCACCCAAGCCTGTCATGAGATTGCGCTGTACCCCGACTCTGGCTGCCAGGCACTGCGCTCCGCACTCTCGGAAAAACTTGATGTTCCGGAAGATCGCTTCGTGTTCGGCAACGGTTCTGAGGATTTGCTGAGTGTCATCAGTCGAGTGTTTCTGGACCATGATGATGAAGTAGTTACCGTGGTGCCCTCATTCGGTTTGCATTTCATTTTTCCAGTGGCAGCCGGCGCTCGGGTAATCGGTGTTCCCATGACCGACCAAGGCACTTTTGACGTGGCGGCGATGATTTCCGCCCTTACACCGCATACCCATGTGCTGATGTTTTCCTGCCCCTCCAATCCGGTTGGCTGCACCTTGAGCGCAATCGAATTGAAGCAATTGCTCGATGCATTACCTCCCAAGTGCTTGCTGGTGTTTGACGAAGCCTATTACGAATACGCTCAATGGGAGCCTGAGTACCCAGACTGCCTCGGCTTGATCCAGGCCAGCGGCAAGCCGTTTATCCTGCTTCGAACCTTCTCCAAGGCCTATTCATTGGCAGGTTTACGCATCGGCTATGGCATCGTCAGCGACCCGCTACTGGCCGATTTGATCAATCGCCTGCGCACCCCCTTCAATGTCAACCGAGTGGCCCAAGCCGCTGCGGTCGCCGCGCTGGCCGATGAAAATCATCTGAATGCCGGCCTCTCCCACGTCGCCAGCGAACGCCGACGACTGGAGATCGCACTGCAAGAGCAAGGCATCACAACTGCCCCCTCCATGGCTAACTTCCTCTTTTTCAGCACCCCTTATCCTGCCGAAGTCATCAACCAGGCATTGCTGCGCGAAGGGGTCATCATCAAGCCTTGGCGCGAAGCGGGATATACTCAGTACTTGCGGGTATCTATAGGAAGCTGTGAGGATAACGATCTTTTCCTCCATTCCTTGGCAAGAGTCCTTGCCGCACAAGAGACACGGACCGACTGA
- a CDS encoding NAD(P)/FAD-dependent oxidoreductase encodes MNDKQVVVLGAGIVGISTALHLQRRGCAVTLVDKGPPGRETSYGNAGIIQREAVEPYGFPRDLASLMRVVTKRDIGVNYHLRAMPEYMPTLTRYWANSAPRHYRAIADAFRTLVEHSISEHSELIEQSEAQHLIVRKGWIQAFRTPEKYEKAMESAQRVSAHGVLSQALDGAGLRLAEPALGEALVGGIHWLQPWTCVDPGELVQRYAELFLREGGQFERGDARSLRQAGAGWRVSTESGPVEASQVVVALGPWAQELLRPMGYRIPLFIKRGYHAHFADGANLSRPVFDTEQGYMLAPMKRGVRLSTGAEFARLDAPLTPVQLGKAESAARQLLALGSQVERTPWSGARPCTVDMKPVIGAAPSHKGLWFNFGHAHQGFTLGPVSGRLLAELMMGETPVVEPAPFAPGRF; translated from the coding sequence GTGAACGACAAACAAGTAGTAGTACTGGGCGCCGGCATCGTCGGTATAAGCACGGCCCTGCATCTGCAACGCCGGGGCTGTGCGGTGACCTTGGTAGACAAGGGGCCGCCCGGGCGCGAGACGTCATACGGTAATGCCGGGATCATCCAGCGCGAGGCCGTTGAACCGTACGGGTTCCCAAGGGACCTGGCGAGCCTGATGAGAGTGGTGACCAAGCGCGATATCGGCGTCAACTATCATCTGCGTGCGATGCCGGAGTACATGCCTACGCTGACCAGGTATTGGGCCAACTCAGCGCCAAGGCATTACCGAGCTATTGCGGACGCCTTTCGGACCTTGGTCGAGCATTCAATCAGCGAGCACTCCGAGTTGATCGAGCAAAGCGAGGCCCAACACCTGATCGTGCGCAAAGGTTGGATTCAAGCTTTTCGAACCCCGGAAAAATATGAAAAGGCGATGGAGAGCGCCCAGCGTGTGAGTGCGCACGGTGTATTGTCGCAAGCGTTGGACGGCGCCGGGCTCAGGCTCGCAGAGCCCGCTTTGGGTGAAGCTCTCGTTGGTGGGATTCACTGGCTTCAACCTTGGACCTGTGTTGATCCGGGTGAGCTGGTGCAACGCTATGCCGAGCTCTTCTTGCGTGAGGGCGGACAGTTTGAACGCGGCGATGCCCGTTCATTGCGCCAAGCGGGAGCCGGCTGGCGAGTCTCCACCGAGTCCGGGCCGGTCGAAGCATCACAGGTCGTCGTGGCGCTTGGTCCTTGGGCCCAAGAGTTGCTGAGGCCCATGGGTTACCGCATCCCGTTGTTTATCAAGCGTGGTTATCACGCCCATTTCGCCGACGGGGCAAACTTGAGTCGCCCGGTGTTTGATACCGAGCAAGGCTACATGTTGGCGCCGATGAAGCGTGGTGTGCGTCTATCAACGGGGGCCGAATTCGCCCGTCTCGATGCGCCTCTGACCCCAGTGCAGCTAGGGAAGGCCGAAAGCGCGGCCCGACAACTCTTGGCATTGGGATCTCAGGTTGAGCGGACGCCATGGAGCGGTGCGCGACCTTGTACCGTTGACATGAAACCGGTCATTGGTGCCGCGCCGTCGCATAAGGGGCTCTGGTTCAACTTCGGCCATGCTCATCAAGGATTTACGCTAGGTCCGGTCAGTGGCCGGCTGCTTGCGGAATTAATGATGGGAGAAACACCAGTGGTCGAGCCGGCACCCTTCGCTCCTGGGCGTTTCTGA
- a CDS encoding transporter substrate-binding domain-containing protein, with translation MKKSILTLSVLALCVAGSFASAKEYKELRFGVDPSYAPFESKAADGSLVGFDIDLGNAICAELKVKCKWVESDFDGMIPGLKANKFDGVISAMTVTSSREKVIDFSDELFSVPTSFVFKKGSGLTEDIKTLVGKTVGYEQGTTEEAYAKAVLNKAGVKTQAYANQDQVYSDLVTGRLDASIQNMLQAEMGFLKSPQGANFEVSKAIEHELLPAKTAVGLAQGNADLKALLNKGIQALHEDGSYVAIQKKHFGDQNIYSGK, from the coding sequence ATGAAAAAATCTATTTTGACCCTCTCTGTACTGGCGTTGTGTGTGGCTGGCAGCTTTGCCTCGGCCAAGGAGTACAAGGAATTGCGGTTCGGCGTTGACCCCTCTTATGCCCCTTTCGAGTCCAAAGCTGCCGACGGTAGCCTGGTGGGCTTTGACATCGACTTAGGCAATGCGATTTGTGCTGAATTGAAAGTGAAGTGCAAATGGGTCGAGAGTGATTTTGACGGCATGATTCCCGGCCTGAAAGCCAACAAATTCGACGGGGTGATCTCCGCCATGACCGTGACATCCTCGCGCGAAAAGGTCATCGATTTCTCCGATGAGCTGTTCTCCGTTCCTACCTCCTTCGTTTTCAAGAAAGGCTCCGGCCTGACCGAAGATATCAAGACGCTCGTCGGCAAGACGGTTGGTTATGAGCAAGGCACCACCGAGGAAGCTTATGCCAAGGCCGTACTGAACAAAGCCGGGGTCAAAACCCAAGCCTATGCCAACCAGGATCAGGTCTATTCGGACTTGGTGACTGGCCGTCTCGATGCCTCGATCCAGAATATGTTGCAAGCCGAAATGGGCTTCTTGAAGTCGCCGCAAGGGGCAAATTTTGAGGTAAGTAAAGCAATCGAGCATGAACTGTTGCCCGCGAAAACCGCGGTAGGTCTCGCCCAAGGCAACGCCGATCTCAAGGCCCTGCTAAACAAAGGCATCCAGGCACTGCATGAAGATGGCAGCTATGTAGCCATCCAGAAAAAACACTTTGGTGATCAGAATATCTACAGCGGTAAATAA
- a CDS encoding AEC family transporter, with the protein MTLSLLTALLPIALLIVLGAWLKRRQFLPDTFWAQAERLAYYVLLPSLFFHGLATANLDGVPFQSMVSVLVFSTVVVSLMLLGARSLIMMDDAAFTSVFQGGIRFNNYVGVSAAAGLFGVQGIALAAVANAAIVPSVNILCVIVFAKYGSAGRMPSSKVLKQLALNPLILACFAGGLIQVSGWGLPVGIEPMLKALGQASLPLGLLCVGAALEFGSIRQWFRPVGYSSLTKFLIMPLVTLLACHQFELEGKAAVAALLFQALPTASSSYIMARQLGGDAPLMAGIIACQTMLAGLALPAVILVMARWI; encoded by the coding sequence ATGACCCTCTCCCTGTTGACTGCCTTGTTGCCCATCGCACTGCTGATCGTGCTGGGTGCGTGGCTCAAGCGTCGTCAATTTCTGCCGGATACTTTTTGGGCGCAGGCAGAGCGCTTGGCGTATTACGTGTTGCTGCCTTCTCTTTTCTTTCACGGACTGGCGACCGCCAACCTTGATGGCGTGCCCTTTCAAAGCATGGTTTCGGTGCTCGTATTCTCGACTGTAGTGGTATCGCTAATGTTGTTGGGCGCGAGGTCGCTGATCATGATGGACGATGCTGCGTTCACTTCGGTTTTTCAGGGGGGGATACGTTTCAATAATTACGTAGGCGTGTCGGCAGCCGCGGGCTTGTTCGGTGTGCAGGGTATAGCCCTGGCAGCGGTCGCGAATGCGGCCATAGTGCCCAGCGTGAACATTTTGTGTGTAATAGTGTTCGCGAAGTACGGGTCAGCCGGCAGGATGCCATCTAGCAAAGTCCTCAAGCAGTTGGCATTGAATCCACTGATACTCGCGTGCTTCGCCGGCGGATTGATCCAGGTTTCGGGCTGGGGACTGCCTGTCGGTATTGAGCCGATGCTCAAGGCCTTGGGACAAGCGTCACTGCCGCTCGGATTGCTCTGCGTTGGTGCTGCGCTTGAGTTCGGAAGCATAAGGCAATGGTTTCGCCCGGTGGGTTACTCGTCACTGACCAAGTTTTTAATCATGCCACTGGTTACGCTTTTGGCGTGCCACCAATTCGAACTTGAAGGAAAGGCCGCAGTTGCAGCACTTCTATTCCAGGCACTGCCCACAGCCTCATCCTCCTACATCATGGCAAGGCAATTAGGGGGAGACGCCCCCCTTATGGCTGGGATCATCGCTTGCCAGACCATGCTGGCAGGATTAGCACTTCCAGCGGTCATCCTTGTGATGGCCCGGTGGATTTGA
- a CDS encoding ABC transporter permease, with the protein MLENLLQTLGFSLRGFGPLLLQGSWMTVKLSALCLLLSVGLGLIGASAKLSKSALLRIPAQAYTTLIRGVPDLVLMLLIFYSLQTWLTNLTDAFGWEYIEINPFSAGVITLGFIYGAYFTETFRGAILAVPKGQLEAATAYGLTRAQRFRLVLFPQMMRFALPGIGNNWMVILKATALVSIIGLADLVKVAQDAGKSSYQLFFFLVLAALIYLVITTASNYVLRRLESFYAAGTREAVR; encoded by the coding sequence ATGCTAGAAAACCTATTGCAGACTCTAGGCTTCAGCCTAAGGGGTTTTGGCCCGCTGTTGCTGCAAGGCTCCTGGATGACTGTCAAATTATCCGCACTGTGCTTGTTGCTGAGCGTGGGCCTGGGATTGATCGGTGCCAGCGCGAAACTCTCGAAGTCAGCCTTGCTACGCATCCCTGCGCAAGCCTACACCACACTTATCCGCGGCGTGCCCGACCTGGTCTTGATGCTGCTGATCTTCTATAGCCTTCAGACGTGGCTGACGAATCTGACCGATGCCTTTGGCTGGGAATATATCGAAATCAATCCGTTCAGCGCAGGGGTCATCACCCTGGGCTTCATCTACGGTGCGTATTTCACCGAAACCTTCCGCGGAGCGATTCTCGCCGTTCCAAAGGGGCAATTAGAAGCAGCCACGGCCTATGGCCTGACCCGCGCCCAACGATTCCGCCTGGTGCTTTTCCCGCAAATGATGCGCTTTGCATTACCGGGCATTGGCAACAACTGGATGGTGATCCTGAAAGCGACCGCACTGGTCTCGATCATTGGTCTGGCTGACTTGGTCAAGGTTGCCCAGGATGCAGGAAAGAGTTCCTATCAACTGTTCTTCTTCTTGGTCCTTGCAGCGTTGATCTATTTGGTTATCACCACCGCATCAAACTATGTCTTGCGCAGGCTGGAAAGTTTTTACGCCGCAGGAACTCGGGAGGCCGTGCGATGA
- the hutH gene encoding histidine ammonia-lyase — MKTLNVIPGQLSLAQLRAVYQRPVKITLDDSASAQIEASVACVEQILAENRTAYGINTGFGLLASTRIASEDLENLQRSLVLSHAAGVGEPISDALVRLIMVLKVNSLSRGFSGIRRVVIDALIALINAEVYPHIPLKGSVGASGDLAPLAHMSLVLLGEGKARYKGEWLEATEALKVAGLAPLTLAAKEGLALLNGTQVSTAYALRGLFEGEDLFAGALAIGALTVEAVLGSRSPFDARIHAARGQKAQIDTATAYRDLLGQSSEVADSHKNCGKVQDPYSLRCQPQVMGACLTQLRQAAEVLVVEANAVSDNPLVFAVEGDVISGGNFHAEPVAMAADNMALAIAEIGSLSERRISLMMDKHMSQLPPFLVANGGVNSGFMISQVTAAALASENKALAHPHSVDSLPTSANQEDHVSMAPAAGKRLWEMAENTRGILAVEWLAACQGLDLRDGLKTSPKLELARNSLRSKVAYYEKDRFFAPDINAASELLASGCLNDLVLNKLLPSI; from the coding sequence ATGAAAACTCTTAACGTTATCCCAGGCCAATTGAGCCTTGCCCAACTGCGTGCCGTTTACCAGCGTCCGGTGAAGATCACCCTCGACGACAGCGCTTCTGCGCAAATCGAAGCCAGTGTCGCTTGCGTGGAGCAGATCCTCGCCGAGAATCGCACCGCCTACGGCATCAACACCGGATTCGGCCTGCTGGCCTCGACCCGTATCGCCAGTGAAGATCTGGAAAATCTGCAACGTTCGCTAGTACTGTCCCACGCCGCTGGTGTGGGTGAGCCGATCAGTGATGCGCTGGTGCGGTTGATCATGGTGCTCAAGGTCAATAGCCTCAGCCGTGGTTTTTCCGGCATACGCCGCGTGGTGATCGATGCTCTGATAGCATTGATCAACGCTGAGGTGTATCCGCATATTCCCTTGAAAGGTTCGGTCGGCGCATCCGGTGACTTGGCGCCTTTGGCGCACATGTCCCTCGTGCTGCTGGGAGAAGGCAAAGCCCGTTATAAGGGCGAATGGCTGGAAGCCACCGAAGCACTGAAGGTGGCCGGTTTGGCGCCGTTGACGCTGGCTGCCAAAGAGGGTCTGGCGTTGCTCAACGGTACCCAGGTGTCTACTGCTTATGCTCTGCGCGGTTTGTTCGAGGGCGAAGACCTGTTTGCAGGCGCCTTGGCCATCGGTGCGTTGACGGTCGAAGCTGTCTTGGGCTCCCGCTCTCCGTTTGACGCACGCATCCATGCCGCTCGCGGCCAGAAGGCCCAGATTGATACAGCTACTGCTTATCGCGACCTGCTGGGCCAAAGCAGTGAGGTCGCCGATTCGCACAAAAACTGCGGCAAGGTCCAAGACCCCTACTCTCTACGCTGCCAACCTCAAGTCATGGGCGCATGCCTGACCCAGCTCCGTCAGGCCGCGGAAGTATTAGTCGTCGAAGCCAATGCCGTATCCGATAACCCGCTGGTGTTTGCCGTTGAAGGTGACGTGATCTCTGGCGGAAACTTTCATGCCGAGCCAGTGGCCATGGCCGCAGACAATATGGCGTTGGCCATTGCTGAAATTGGCTCCCTGAGCGAGCGCCGCATTTCGTTGATGATGGACAAACACATGTCACAACTGCCGCCGTTCCTGGTAGCCAATGGCGGCGTGAACTCGGGCTTCATGATTTCTCAGGTGACAGCAGCAGCGCTCGCCAGCGAGAACAAGGCGCTGGCTCACCCCCATTCCGTAGACAGCCTGCCCACATCCGCAAATCAGGAAGATCACGTATCGATGGCACCCGCCGCCGGCAAACGGTTGTGGGAAATGGCTGAAAACACCCGTGGAATCCTGGCCGTGGAGTGGCTAGCGGCCTGCCAAGGTCTGGACTTGCGTGACGGCTTGAAGACGTCGCCCAAGTTGGAACTGGCCCGGAACAGTCTGCGAAGCAAAGTGGCCTATTACGAGAAGGACCGTTTCTTCGCGCCGGATATCAATGCAGCCAGTGAGTTATTGGCTTCCGGCTGCTTGAACGACTTGGTATTGAATAAGTTGTTGCCCAGCATCTGA